One window from the genome of Schistocerca piceifrons isolate TAMUIC-IGC-003096 chromosome 8, iqSchPice1.1, whole genome shotgun sequence encodes:
- the LOC124711289 gene encoding serine/threonine-protein phosphatase alpha-2 isoform: MAETDKLNIDSIIARLLEVRGARPGKNVQLTESEIRGLCLKSREIFLSQPILLELEAPLKICGDIHGQYYDLLRLFEYGGFPPESNYLFLGDYVDRGKQSLETICLLLAYKIKYPENFFLLRGNHECASINRIYGFYDECKRRYNIKLWKTFTDCFNCLPVAAIVDEKIFCCHGGLSPDLQSMEQIRRIMRPTDVPDQGLLCDLLWSDPDKDTMGWGENDRGVSFTFGAEVVAKFLHKHDFDLICRAHQVVEDGYEFFAKRQLVTLFSAPNYCGEFDNAGAMMSVDETLMCSFQILKPADKRKFAYGGLNAGRPVTPPRGATTKNKKK; the protein is encoded by the exons TGCGTGGTGCTCGTCCTGGCAAGAATGTACAGCTAACAGAAAGTGAAATAAGAGGTCTGTGTTTAAAATCACGAGAAATATTTCTTTCTCAACCAATTTTGCTGGAGTTAGAAGCACCACTTAAGATTTGCG GTGACATCCATGGTCAATATTATGATCTCCTGAGATTATTTGAATATGGTGGTTTCCCACCAGAATCTAATTACCTTTTCCTTGGGGATTATGTGGACAGAGGGAAGCAGTCTTTGGAAACAATCTGCCTTTTACTGGCTTATAAAATTAAATATCCAGAAAACTTTTTCCTGTTAAGAGGAAATCACGAGTGTGCCAGTATCAATAGGATATATGGATTTTATGATGAAT GCAAGCGGCGGTATAACATTAAGCTGTGGAAAACATTCACGGACTGTTTCAATTGCCTACCTGTGGCTGCCATTGTAGATGAAAAAATATTCTGTTGTCATGGTGGGCTCAGTCCTGATCTCCAGAGCATGGAACAGATTCGTCGTATAATGCGGCCAACTGATGTACCAGACCAAGGCCTCCTTTGTGATTTGTTGTGGTCTGACCCTGATAAG GACACAATGGGCTGGGGTGAGAATGACAGAGGTGTGTCCTTTACATTTGGAGCAGAAGTAGTTGCAAAGTTTTTGCACAAGCATGACTTTGACCTCATTTGTAGAGCTCATCAG GTTGTAGAAGATGGCTACGAATTTTTTGCGAAACGACAGCTGGTCACACTTTTCTCAGCACCCAATTACTGTGGTGAATTTGACAATGCAGGTGCAATGATGTCTGTTGATGAAACACTCATGTGCTCATTCCAAATATTGAAG ccggCTGATAAGAGGAAGTTTGCTTATGGAGGACTGAATGCTGGAAGACCTGTTACACCACCCCGTGGAGCAACAACAAAGAACAAGAAAAAGTGA